In one window of Brassica rapa cultivar Chiifu-401-42 chromosome A07, CAAS_Brap_v3.01, whole genome shotgun sequence DNA:
- the LOC103828882 gene encoding uncharacterized protein LOC103828882, with the protein MSRNSRTKLSGGEETSTHIKGCGCLMFQSHTPLELWNDCIITAVFIINRLPTLHLQDKSPYEVLTKKKVDYDGLKVFGYKGYKLLDLESNKVHISRNATFHEDIFPFAKTTTDTHDDIFSFVPETKNITKHTYASSLSPEVIHDSLIENVEQLVSEGSSNSDKVEGKRVAEADSSSTDKVEGKHVAEGKRISKLPPHLQDYYCNIAKSDIEIMYQLFFTQAKRFEEWLKAMNEELIALKSTYTWTVCSLPPGKHAIRCKWVYKIKINPDGTKRDEEIYMTLPPGYTPKKGEHLPPNALRDLGALKYFLDLEVARSDRGIFVCQRKYTLGLLEDTWLLASKPSLVPMDLNATLSMDSKILFLENPAAYRRLVGRLMYLTITRPGITFAVNKLCQFTSAPKKSHHQVALKAFSDVDWASCLDSRRLTSGYYMFLGNALIFWKAKKQQIVSHSSAEYGAMEYGSREVIWLRKLLAELQSLNMVRWRSIVIQRLLYTLLAIRFFTSARSILNSTVIKLENVLSEASSSFFMFASTIKWLTFSLKLSSLLSSTHWWARWL; encoded by the exons ATGTCCAGAAACTCTAGAACAAAACTCAGTGGTGGAGAGGAAACATCAACACATATTAAAGGTTGTGGGTGCTTGATGTTCCAGTCTCACACTCCACTTGAGCTTTGGAATGACTGTATTATCACTGCAGTATTCATCATCAACAGACTTCCTACTCTTCATCTTCAAGATAAGTCTCCATATGAAGTACTAACGAAGAAGAAAGTTGATTATGATGGCCTCAAGGTGTTTG GCTACAAAGGTTACAAGCTCTTGGATTTGGAATCTAATAAGGTCCATATCTCTCGGAATGCCACATTTCATGAAGATATCTTTCCGTTTGCAAAGACCACAACTGACACACATGACGATATTTTCTCGTTTGTTCCAGAAACAAAGAATATCACAAAACATACTTATGCTTCTTCTCTATCCCCGGAAGTTATTCATGATTCACTAATAGAGAATGTTGAACAGTTAGTATCAGAGGGATCTTCTAATTCTGATAAAGTTGAGGGAAAACGTGTTGCTGAAGCAGACTCTTCTAGTACTGATAAAGTTGAAGGCAAACATGTTGCTGAAGGCAAGAGGATCTCTAAGCTTCCACCACATCTTCAGGACTACTATTGCAATATAGCTAAAAGTGATATTGAGATTATGTATCAACTCTT TTTTACTCAAGCCAAACGCTTTGAAGAGTGGTTGAAAGCTATGAATGAGGAACTTATAGCATTGAAAAGCACATACACTTGGACGGTTTGTTCTCTACCCCCAGGAAAGCATGCCATTAGATGCAAATGGGTCTACAAAATCAAGATCAATCCTGATGGAACAAAGAGAG ATGAAGAGATCTACATGACATTACCTCCAGGTTATACACCAAAGAAGGGGGAACATTTGCCACCTAATGCA CTTCGTGACCTTGGTGCTTTGAAGTATTTTCTTGATCTTGAAGTCGCACGCTCTGACAGAGGCATCTTTGTTTGTCAACGCAAATACACATTGGGATTATTGGAAGACACATGGCTCTTGGCATCTAAACCTTCTCTTGTTCCAATGGATCTGAATGCTACACTCTCTATGGATTCCAAAATACTTTTCCTTGAAAACCCTGCTGCTTATAGAAGGTTGGTTGGACGCTTGATGTATTTGACAATCACAAGACCGGGCATCACTTTTGCTGTGAACAAACTTTGTCAATTCACATCGGCTCCAAAGAAGTCTCATCATCAAGTGGCTCTAAAA GCTTTTTCAGATGTAGATTGGGCTTCTTGCTTAGACTCTCGTCGCCTCACCTCTGGATACTACATGTTTCTTGGTAACGCCTTGATATTTTGGAAGGCTAAGAAACAGCAGATTGTATCTCATTCTTCTGCAGAGTACGGAGCGATGGAGTATGGTTCACGCGAAGTCATTTGGTTGCGTAAATTGTTGGCAGAACTTCAATCCCTCAACATGGTTCGTTGGCGTTCTATTGTGATTCAACGGCTGCTATACACATTGCTAGCAATCCGGTTTTTCACGAGCGCACGAAGCATATTGAACTCAACTGTCATCAAGTTAGAGAACGTGTTATCCGAAGCATCATCAAGCTTCTTCATGTTCGCATCAACAATCAAGTGGCTAACATTTTCACTAAAGCTTTCTTCTCTCCTCAGTTCTACTCATTGGTGGGCAAGATGGCTTTAA
- the LOC103828744 gene encoding plastid-lipid-associated protein 6, chloroplastic produces MAASSALSSPARLSNNRSPPSCGSVRRSISSSPVLIATPRSSRLSFTIPERRSLVVNSTVGEVSFREPETSGDKEGIESLKLKLLSVVSGLNRGLVASVDDLQRAEAAAKLLEAAGGPVDLTNDLDKLQGKWRLLYSSAFSSRSLGGSRPGLPTGRLIPVTLGQVFQRIDVFSKDFDNIAEVELGAPWPFPPLEATATLAHKFELLGTCKIKITFEKTTVKTSGNLAQIPPFEIPRLPDSFRPPSNPGTGDFEVTYVDENMRITRGDRGELRVFVIA; encoded by the exons ATGGCGGCTTCTTCTGCTCTCTCCTCACCAGCGCGTCTCTCCAACAACCGCTCTCCTCCGTCATGCGGCTCCGTCAGACGCTCGATCTCCTCCTCGCCGGTGCTCATCGCTACCCCCAGATCGTCTCGTTTGAGCTTCACAATACCTGAGAGGAGAAGCCTCGTCGTGAACTCAACCGTCGGCGAGGTGTCCTTTCGCGAACCGGAGACATCGGGAGATAAGGAGGGAATCGAATCGCTGAAACTCAAATTACTG AGCGTGGTTTCAGGTTTGAACAGAGGACTTGTGGCGAGTGTAGATGATCTACAAAGAGCTGAGGCCGCTGCTAAACTACTTGAAGCCGCTGGTGGGCCTGTGGATCTAACCAATGATCTTGACAAACTTCAAGGGAAGTGGAGGCTGCTGTATAGCAGCGCCTTCTCTTCTCGCTCTTTGGGTGGTAGCCGTCCTGGACTCCCCACTGGTCGCTTGATTCCCGTCACTCTTGGCCAG GTGTTTCAGAGGATTGATGTGTTTAGCAAAGATTTCGATAACATTGCCGAAGTGGAGTTAGGAGCTCCTTGGCCGTTTCCTCCTCTGGAAGCCACTGCAACACTGGCACACAAATTCGAACTCTTAG GTACTTGCAAGATCAAGATCACATTTGAGAAAACAACTGTGAAGACATCGGGAAACTTAGCGCAGATTCCTCCGTTTGAGATCCCGAGGCTTCCCGATAGTTTCAGGCCACCGTCTAACCCTGGAACTGGAGATTTTGAAGTCACCTATGTTGATGAGAACATGCGCATAACTCGTGGGGATAGAGGTGAACTTAGGGTCTTTGTCATTGCTTAA
- the LOC103828745 gene encoding 60S ribosomal protein L36a — MVNIPKTKKTYCKNKECKKHTLHKVTQYKKGKDSLAAQGKRRYDRKQSGYGGQTKPVFHKKAKTTKKIVLRLQCQTCKHFSQHSIKRCKHFEIGGDKKGKGTSLF, encoded by the exons ATG GTGAACATTCCCAAGACAAAGAAAACTTACTGCAAGAACAAGGAATGCAAGAAACATACCTTGCACAAGGTTACCCAATACAAGAAGGGTAAAGACAGTCTTGCTGCTCAAGGAAAGCGTCGTTATGACCGTAAGCAATCTGGTTATGGTGGTCAGACCAAGCCTGTCTTCCACAAGAAG GCTAAGACCACGAAGAAGATTGTCTTGAGGCTTCAGTGCCAAACCTGCAAGCACTTCTCTCAGCACTCGATCAAG AGGTGCAAGCATTTTGAAATCGGTGGAGACAAGAAGGGCAAGGGAACATCACTTTTCTAA
- the LOC103828746 gene encoding CRIB domain-containing protein RIC5 isoform X1 gives MLLTWIEAESLLKKRFMKKFLIASRAILVCICKLKVTSPMKGFLKGLRYIARIFEDEKEPEIQIGNPTDVKHVAHIGWEGPSATTPSWMHEYKSPEESKGNSNKKEKQRNKGRRKSSTNTNNSPSESPSRVGGSARPSKRSTGKQREQSTGEGSESGTGIDLPQQNDQSLGQKKSRQKRSKGGGGRGGEPSQSTGPAKSKETDISVRAVLPCVGLGSSTGR, from the exons ATGTTATTAACATGGATAGAAGCAGAATCTCTATTAAAAAAACGATTTATGAAAAAGTTTTTGATTGCTTCACGCGCAATTTTGGTATGCATATGCAAGTTGAAGGTAACCTCACCAATGAAGGGTTTCTTAAAAGGGTTGAGGTACATTGCTCGTATCTTCG AAGATGAGAAGGAACCAGAGATACAGATTGGAAACCCGACCGATGTCAAACATGTTGCTCATATAGGATGGGAAGGGCCCTCTGCTACGACCCCAAGCTGG ATGCATGAGTATAAGTCTCCAGAGGAGTCAAAAGGAAATTCCAACAAGAAAGAGAAGCAAAGGAACAAGGGGAGACGTAAATCATCTACAAACACAAACAACTCACCTTCAGAGTCTCCATCGAGAGTGGGAGGATCAGCTAGGCCATCAAAACGCAGCACGGGTAAGCAGAGAGAGCAGAGCACGGGTGAAGGGTCAGAGTCAGGTACAGGGATAGACTTACCTCAACAGAATGATCAGTCCTTGGGACAGAAAAAATCGAGGCAGAAACGGTCGAAAGGTGGAGGAGGACGAGGCGGCGAACCTTCTCAGTCTACTGGACCTGCAAAGTCAAAAGAAACAGATATATCCGTGCGGGCGGTTTTACCTTGTGTGGGTCTTGGAAGTTCTACCGGAAGATGA
- the LOC103828746 gene encoding CRIB domain-containing protein RIC5 isoform X3 has translation MKGFLKGLRYIARIFEDEKEPEIQIGNPTDVKHVAHIGWEGPSATTPSWMHEYKSPEESKGNSNKKEKQRNKGRRKSSTNTNNSPSESPSRVGGSARPSKRSTGKQREQSTGEGSESGTGIDLPQQNDQSLGQKKSRQKRSKGGGGRGGEPSQSTGPAKSKETDISVRAVLPCVGLGSSTGR, from the exons ATGAAGGGTTTCTTAAAAGGGTTGAGGTACATTGCTCGTATCTTCG AAGATGAGAAGGAACCAGAGATACAGATTGGAAACCCGACCGATGTCAAACATGTTGCTCATATAGGATGGGAAGGGCCCTCTGCTACGACCCCAAGCTGG ATGCATGAGTATAAGTCTCCAGAGGAGTCAAAAGGAAATTCCAACAAGAAAGAGAAGCAAAGGAACAAGGGGAGACGTAAATCATCTACAAACACAAACAACTCACCTTCAGAGTCTCCATCGAGAGTGGGAGGATCAGCTAGGCCATCAAAACGCAGCACGGGTAAGCAGAGAGAGCAGAGCACGGGTGAAGGGTCAGAGTCAGGTACAGGGATAGACTTACCTCAACAGAATGATCAGTCCTTGGGACAGAAAAAATCGAGGCAGAAACGGTCGAAAGGTGGAGGAGGACGAGGCGGCGAACCTTCTCAGTCTACTGGACCTGCAAAGTCAAAAGAAACAGATATATCCGTGCGGGCGGTTTTACCTTGTGTGGGTCTTGGAAGTTCTACCGGAAGATGA
- the LOC103828746 gene encoding CRIB domain-containing protein RIC5 isoform X2 has product MKKFLIASRAILVCICKLKVTSPMKGFLKGLRYIARIFEDEKEPEIQIGNPTDVKHVAHIGWEGPSATTPSWMHEYKSPEESKGNSNKKEKQRNKGRRKSSTNTNNSPSESPSRVGGSARPSKRSTGKQREQSTGEGSESGTGIDLPQQNDQSLGQKKSRQKRSKGGGGRGGEPSQSTGPAKSKETDISVRAVLPCVGLGSSTGR; this is encoded by the exons ATGAAAAAGTTTTTGATTGCTTCACGCGCAATTTTGGTATGCATATGCAAGTTGAAGGTAACCTCACCAATGAAGGGTTTCTTAAAAGGGTTGAGGTACATTGCTCGTATCTTCG AAGATGAGAAGGAACCAGAGATACAGATTGGAAACCCGACCGATGTCAAACATGTTGCTCATATAGGATGGGAAGGGCCCTCTGCTACGACCCCAAGCTGG ATGCATGAGTATAAGTCTCCAGAGGAGTCAAAAGGAAATTCCAACAAGAAAGAGAAGCAAAGGAACAAGGGGAGACGTAAATCATCTACAAACACAAACAACTCACCTTCAGAGTCTCCATCGAGAGTGGGAGGATCAGCTAGGCCATCAAAACGCAGCACGGGTAAGCAGAGAGAGCAGAGCACGGGTGAAGGGTCAGAGTCAGGTACAGGGATAGACTTACCTCAACAGAATGATCAGTCCTTGGGACAGAAAAAATCGAGGCAGAAACGGTCGAAAGGTGGAGGAGGACGAGGCGGCGAACCTTCTCAGTCTACTGGACCTGCAAAGTCAAAAGAAACAGATATATCCGTGCGGGCGGTTTTACCTTGTGTGGGTCTTGGAAGTTCTACCGGAAGATGA
- the LOC103828748 gene encoding uncharacterized protein LOC103828748 — MAMGRLLLTPKLNPHFSIRGFLPLTKRWSSSSSSSLEDGRRSLERLPDSNKDIGQKGMHWYSFGGLLTNLKQKIMGNLPLLNKPPFEEGSVLSKPPMLSSLDASAVEKVISLQNAAENKNSTPPTAKEEESLVSEDDASQSVAISGRRETTTSVEKVMLDSNSLDGLKLAQEKVLGLLQADRVDKKESPQKKLSNMFINLHPDKEVKPRLRSEALSNSISRLSTRESSRDEGGPHVPVQKTKNVIKENDQKSGELVAIRERNPFGSSRGAVVPVAVSRDSSIKKVIEYLHAPTNNGTKKSYLFCVTEEEEESKGLCSQATLAAAATSANQESTEKSLDALSIREHSPNRVVLRFLHEGFQNSDIVDSFSEFGAVLDFQEVPSLEGCIYKDALVTFETKSAVKKALKKGVVMLKHSSAIVEAVSQEDMVEKIRIPDLIGDPDVPVSLVKEPTRTVKIHPLDQSIGSNQIREALRFCKSDISKIIFGSSTTAAFIEFETEDGKERALAAHSVDVQNKQLFISRIDIPRTTVARISNLSGSMTGDLRKLCMPYGQIKQMFHRGKGVADVHFDISEWPNMLTILNSMNGKERNGKKWVVRPATTVIPHEILKVLWEDPQGMRYVKGLIKDMVREIEQPLDSAALSSLCSALED; from the exons ATGGCGATGGGGCGTCTTCTTCTTACGCCCAAACTGAATCCCCATTTCAGCATCAGAG GTTTCCTACCTTTGACGAAGAGatggtcttcttcttcttcctcttccctGGAGGATGGCCGGAGGAGTCTCGAGAGATTGCCGGATTCTAACAA AGATATTGGCCAAAAGGGAATGCATTGGTACTCTTTTGGAGGCTTACTCACTAATCTGAAGCAAAAGATTATGGGGAACTTGCCCTTGCTCAACAAACCTCCATTTGAAGAAGGCTCGGTTCTGTCGAAACCACCCATGCTTTCTTCACTAGATGCGTCTGCTGTTGAAAAGGTAATCAGTTTGCAGAACGCTGCTGAGAACAAAAACAGTACCCCTCCGACTGCGAAAGAAGAAGAGTCTTTAGTCTCTGAAGATGATGCATCTCAAAGTGTTGCTATTTCTGGGAGGAGAGAAACCACAACATCTGTAGAGAAAGTGATGTTAGATAGTAATAGCTTAGACGGCTTGAAGCTTGCACAGGAGAAGGTGTTGGGTTTGTTACAAGCTGATAGAGTGGATAAAAAGGAATCACCTCAGAAGAAACTCTCCAACATGTTCATCAACCTGCATCCAGATAAGGAGGTTAAGCCTCGTCTCAGATCTGAGGCGTTGAGTAACAGTATTTCCAGATTGTCTACAAGAGAATCCTCTCGTGATGAGGGTGGTCCACACGTCCCTGTCCAGAAAACGAAGAATGTCATCAAGGAAAATGATCAAAAGAGCGGAGAACTAGTTGCTATTAGAGAAAGGAATCCTTTTGGAAGTTCTAGAGGAGCCGTTGTACCTGTGGCAGTGAGTAGAGACTCGAGCATCAAGAAGGTGATAGAGTACCTTCACGCTCCAACCAACAATGGCACGAAAAAGAGTTATCTTTTTTGtgtgacggaagaagaagaagaatccaaaGGATTGTGCAGCCAGGCCACCTTGGCTGCTGCTGCTACCAGTGCGAACCAAGAGTCAACGGAAAAGAGTTTGGACGCATTATCTATCAGAGAGCACTCTCCTAACAGAGTAGTATTGAGGTTTTTGCACGAAGGGTTTCAGAATAGTGACATCGTTGATTCATTTTCTGAGTTTGGAGCCGTTTTAGATTTTCAAGAAGTTCCATCTTTGGAAGGGTGTATTTACAAAGATGCTCTCGTCACTTTTGAG ACTAAATCAGCAGTCAAGAAGGCTCTCAAGAAAGGTGTTGTGATGTTGAAACATTCCAGTGCAATTGTTGAGGCAGTTTCTCAGGAAGACATGGTTGAAAAGATACGTATTCCGGATCTCATTGGCGATCCAGATGTGCCTGTTTCATTGGTGAAGGAACCAACCAGAACAGTTAAGATTCATCCACTAGATCAAAGTATAGGTTCGAATCAGATCAGAGAAGCGCTAAGGTTCTGTAAGAGTGACATATCTAAGATCATCTTTGGTTCATCGACAACAGCTGCTTTCATCGAGTTTGAG ACGGAAGATGGTAAAGAGAGAGCACTTGCAGCGCATTCAGTTGACGTACAGAACAAGCAACTGTTTATCTCTAGGATTGATATACCGAGGACAACCGTTGCAAGGATCTCGAACTTGTCAGGATCAATGACTGGTGACTTACGGAAACTGTGTATGCCTTATGGGCAGATCAAACAGATGTTTCACAGAGGAAAGGGTGTTGCAGATGTTCATTTCGATATCTCTGAGTGGCCAAACATGCTCACTATTCTCAACAG CATGAATGGTAAAGAGAGAAACGGTAAGAAGTGGGTGGTTCGACCAGCAACGACAGTTATACCTCATGAGATTCTGAAGGTTTTGTGGGAAGACCCTCAAGGAATGAGGTATGTGAAAGGTTTGATTAAGGATATGGTGAGAGAGATTGAGCAGCCTTTAGATTCAGCTGCTTTATCTTCATTGTGCTCAGCTCTTGAAGATTAG
- the LOC103828749 gene encoding putative protein phosphatase 2C-like protein 44, producing the protein MGFWDFPFMQKALRFERLVDGDVSRRKKKPSWLNPVSHGCYTIDRLSYIHRSPSADSVTVQREQLQSEEDLEVWFFAVSDAGTGREIIKYMQNHIFDKLHNEQGVLRKCKEIMRRAYVEEERSSGSAASVAVVDGEKLAMASIGDHRVVVCRDGEAYQLRAKSSTRKWSDFVFPVCYQGETDDESDSRDLELALVTEKISSDTEFIIIGSSGIWQVMKNQEAINLIRHMEDPQEAAKCLANEALNRISKSEISCIVIRFT; encoded by the exons ATGGGATTCTGGGATTTCCCTTTCATGCAAAAG GCGTTACGGTTTGAACGACTAGTAGATGGGGATGTAAGTAGAAGGAAGAAGAAACCATCTTGGTTAAATCCGGTTTCTCACGGATGCTATACCATCGACCGGTTAAGCTATATCCACCGTTCACCGAGTGCAGATTCGGTTACAGTACAGAGAGAGCAATTACAGAGTGAAGAAGATCTTGAAGTTTGGTTCTTTGCAGTGTCAGATGCTGGAACTGGGAGAGAGATTATCAAGTATATGCAGAACCATATCTTCGATAAGCTCCACAACGAG CAAGGAGTTTTGAGAAAATGTAAAGAGATTATGAGAAGAGCGTACGTTGAGGAAGAGAGAAGCAGTGGCTCAGCTGCTTCGGTGGCGGTGGTGGACGGTGAAAAGCTAGCTATGGCGAGTATCGGCGACCATAGAGTGGTGGTTTGCAGAGACGGTGAGGCTTATCAACTCAGAGCTAAATCCTCAACAAGAAAATGGTCGGATTTTGTTTTCCCAG TTTGTTATCAAGGAGAGACAGATGATGAATCAGATTCAAGAGATTTAGAGCTTGCTTTGGTTACAGAGAAGATTAGTTCAGATACAGAGTTCATCATTATTGGTAGCTCTGGGATTTGGCAG GTGATGAAAAATCAAGAAGCTATTAACCTAATCAGACATATGGAAGATCCTCAAGAAGCTGCAAAATGTTTAGCCAACGAAGCTTTAAACAGGATTAGCAAAAGCGAAATTTCTTGTATCGTAATTAGGTTTACATAA
- the LOC103828750 gene encoding epsin-1: MGTLWFGEIKKQASLFLHDKYNVARLVLTDVTETELLVEEVTNDDPSSPDAKTMTKIADASFNTVDYWRIVDVLHRKIGKREGEMKKWREAYKAMVLLEFLLTHGPLHLPHDFLYDLDHIRFLSTFQYVDDKGFDWGAKVQKKADQIQTLLLGKEELREARLKALKITAQINGFGNSASFSTPSPPPSPASSSPLKSSGITLTEREAVSESDSLIGDKDERNRAAGEETLISGICSKLAGFSPLKKLHGGRTPAGFHSLSNVERVSSKCYDRRNSIGY; this comes from the exons ATGGGGACACTTTGGTTTGGAGAAATCAAGAAACAAGCGTCTTTGTTTCTTCATGACAAGTACAATGTTGCTAGACTTGTTCTCACCGATGTTACCGAAACTGAGCT GTTAGTAGAAGAAGTGACAAACGATGATCCTTCTTCTCCAGACGCTAAAACGATGACTAAAATAGCCGATGCATCGTTTAATACAGTGGATTACTGGAGaattgtggatgttcttcacaGAAA aaTAGGAAAAAGGGAAGGAGAGATGAAGAAGTGGAGAGAAGCTTACAAGGCCATGGTGTTGTTGGAGTTCTTATTAACACATGGTCCTCTTCATCTGCCTCATGATTTTCTTTACGACTTGGATCATATTCGTTTCCTCTCAACCTTCCAATACGTTGACGATAAAGG ATTTGATTGGGGAGCTAAGGTACAGAAGAAGGCGGATCAGATTCAAACACTTCTTCTAGGCAAAGAAGAACTAAGAGAAGCTCGTCTTAAAGCTCTAAAGATCACCGCCCAAATCAATGGCTTCGGAAACTCCGCATCTTTCTCTACTCCTTCTCCGCCTCCTTCACCGGCCTCATCCTCTCCTCTGAAAAGCTCCGGTATAACTCTAACCGAAAGAGAAGCTGTATCCGAGTCAGATTCATTGATCGGCGATAAAGACGAGAGGAACCGAGCCGCCGGTGAAGAGACACTGATCAGCGGGATCTGCTCCAAGCTCGCCGGTTTCAGCCCTTTGAAGAAACTTCACGGAGGTCGTACGCCGGCCGGATTTCATTCTTTGTCGAACGTTGAGAGAGTTTCAAGTAAATGTTATGACCGCCGCAACTCTATTGGCTACTGA